In Thermococcus sp. M39, the following are encoded in one genomic region:
- a CDS encoding glycerophosphodiester phosphodiesterase family protein: MGIIVLGHSGFKNQYPENTIIAFEKAIKAGADGIEFDVWLTKDGKLVTLHDGKFRVNDEVYCIKELSLKGLRKLHPYGKFIPTVDELFERFSNSIFNIDVKDKGAVKPLLELVEEFDSFDRVIFSSPNPETLKLIRKHSKEAKLGFSIVTETGVAKVALLKRNLKLYSLHVPLDGISYVGFPMFVALLKWVRGLGIKVFMWNYEMDELFWLPRLKGLYDGIIADNAVKVLNLLELGVL, from the coding sequence GGGCATCATCGTGCTGGGGCATAGCGGCTTTAAAAATCAATATCCAGAAAACACTATAATAGCATTTGAAAAGGCAATTAAAGCGGGAGCTGATGGGATTGAGTTTGATGTCTGGCTCACAAAAGATGGAAAGCTAGTTACACTTCATGACGGCAAATTTAGGGTAAATGATGAGGTTTACTGCATTAAGGAGCTGAGCTTAAAGGGGCTTAGAAAGCTCCACCCTTACGGCAAATTTATCCCAACTGTTGATGAGCTTTTTGAAAGGTTTTCCAACTCGATTTTCAATATTGATGTGAAGGATAAAGGGGCTGTAAAGCCTCTTTTGGAACTTGTTGAGGAGTTTGATAGTTTTGATAGAGTTATATTCTCATCTCCAAACCCTGAGACGCTTAAACTTATTAGGAAACATTCTAAAGAAGCAAAGCTTGGATTTTCCATAGTCACGGAAACGGGAGTAGCTAAGGTGGCATTGCTTAAAAGGAACTTGAAGTTGTATTCTCTTCACGTGCCGTTAGATGGCATCAGCTATGTGGGATTTCCTATGTTTGTTGCTCTCTTAAAGTGGGTGAGGGGATTGGGAATTAAGGTCTTTATGTGGAACTATGAAATGGATGAGCTTTTCTGGCTGCCCAGATTAAAGGGATTATATGACGGGATTATTGCAGATAACGCTGTAAAAGTGCTAAATCTCCTAGAATTGGGCGTTCTTTAG